One stretch of Chryseobacterium sp. LJ668 DNA includes these proteins:
- a CDS encoding T9SS type A sorting domain-containing protein: MKKIILTFLMFIPMFIFSQGENDNWYFGGYAAVNFPAAGNPIALVDNQLSSPVTASVSDSNGNLLFYTNGETIMTREHNTMQNGNMNYYIAQSSITIVQNPGNANQYYIFVTKTIGSTSTADPEILMYSIVDMSQGSLGTNGFPLGAVLSNFKEIPIHSNYQSTNLSATFSIIKHHNGNSFWVVTHDANQIYSYLVDANGVSSNPVQSYLNINIPSNTVGYGTTMRSSPPLNFSNFSNYLLVNMNNGNNVSKVLSFNNTTGTLTNDYELEISSVFPTVGEFNKDSSVLYLGRNNDSQIYAVDMLNSVTSPIYQQIYNNSNPYFECGDIKRNALNDIYMSFSTNYGYLSKIMNPNSYNSSYVDLDNIYLSGKVTYSLLPNFVYTFAGNQCVNSYVLSNPETNVNHTYQASDYIETNGAYEVSVANKNISMKAGKSVFLNTGTFITTGSNYSYLAKIENCSSTKTLSDEKDKVKIENFRKNIHLKISLDKETVNSSDLRIYPNPTTDFLTIVTTAEISNISVSDLVGRKFNATFTLDKKVDVRSLPSGVYIINIKTSKGNSTQKFIKK, translated from the coding sequence ATGAAAAAAATAATATTAACTTTTTTAATGTTTATACCGATGTTTATATTTTCTCAAGGAGAAAATGATAACTGGTATTTTGGAGGATACGCTGCAGTGAATTTTCCTGCAGCAGGAAATCCTATTGCATTGGTAGATAATCAATTATCTTCTCCAGTAACTGCATCAGTAAGTGACTCAAATGGTAATCTATTGTTTTACACTAATGGAGAAACCATAATGACACGTGAGCATAATACAATGCAAAATGGAAATATGAATTATTATATTGCACAATCAAGTATTACTATCGTTCAGAATCCTGGCAATGCCAATCAATATTACATTTTTGTCACAAAAACAATTGGTAGTACCTCAACTGCAGATCCTGAAATATTAATGTACTCGATTGTTGACATGTCGCAGGGATCTTTAGGAACAAATGGGTTTCCACTAGGAGCAGTTTTATCTAATTTTAAAGAAATACCAATTCATTCAAATTATCAGTCAACAAACCTGTCTGCTACCTTTAGCATAATTAAACATCATAATGGTAATTCTTTTTGGGTGGTCACTCATGATGCAAATCAAATTTATAGTTATTTAGTAGATGCCAACGGGGTAAGCTCTAATCCGGTTCAAAGCTATCTAAATATTAATATTCCTTCTAATACGGTAGGTTATGGCACAACAATGAGATCTTCTCCGCCTTTAAATTTTTCAAATTTTTCAAATTATTTATTAGTTAATATGAATAATGGAAATAATGTTTCAAAAGTTTTATCATTTAATAATACAACTGGAACATTAACCAATGATTATGAATTAGAAATATCAAGTGTTTTTCCCACTGTAGGTGAGTTTAATAAAGATTCTTCAGTTTTGTATTTAGGAAGAAATAATGATTCACAAATATATGCTGTCGATATGCTAAATTCTGTTACATCTCCAATTTATCAACAAATTTATAATAATAGTAATCCTTATTTTGAGTGTGGAGATATTAAAAGAAATGCATTAAATGATATTTATATGAGCTTCAGTACAAATTATGGGTATTTGAGTAAAATTATGAATCCCAATTCTTATAATTCCAGTTATGTTGATTTAGATAACATCTATTTATCAGGTAAAGTTACGTATAGTCTGTTGCCAAATTTTGTATATACATTTGCTGGAAATCAATGTGTTAATAGTTACGTACTAAGCAATCCCGAAACAAATGTAAATCATACTTATCAAGCTTCAGATTACATAGAAACAAACGGGGCTTATGAAGTAAGTGTTGCTAACAAAAATATTTCTATGAAGGCAGGTAAAAGTGTCTTTTTGAATACGGGAACTTTTATTACAACAGGCTCGAATTATTCTTACCTTGCTAAAATTGAAAATTGCAGTTCAACAAAAACTCTATCTGATGAAAAAGATAAAGTAAAAATCGAAAATTTTAGAAAAAACATTCACTTGAAAATTTCTTTAGATAAGGAAACAGTAAATAGTTCTGATTTACGAATCTATCCCAATCCCACAACGGATTTCCTAACCATTGTAACAACAGCTGAAATCAGTAATATTTCGGTTTCAGATTTGGTAGGGAGAAAATTTAATGCCACTTTTACATTAGATAAAAAAGTTGATGTGCGAAGTCTTCCATCAGGGGTGTACATTATTAATATCAAAACTTCCAAAGGAAATTCAACTCAAAAATTCATTAAAAAATAA
- a CDS encoding autotransporter outer membrane beta-barrel domain-containing protein — MLLFSMHAFSQTWNLSGNGGTTAGTNFLGTTDNQPIVFKVNNSEQVRLSANGRLVFYNNNGITYTNNLYVGGGNEIPSNNAGGVNFANTAVGLGAMSANSTGSSNTVLGFNSLASNSTGFGNTSLGVNAMQQSTTGNWNVAIGVNALHNLQSGEGNTAIGVGTMQGDGFVGTYNTSLGLDAVRDFHNGNYNTIIGARSLRSLSTGSNNIVLGYNNLSTYVLNNVNNNIFIGNNITPFNSHPNNELNIGNWIKGNNGTIGIGDFANQLPADGIAQDGEKYKLFVKDGIKTEKVKVDIAANNGWADYVFQKDYKLMPLHELDQFINKNGHLPEVPTTEEAIKNGIELKEMNILLLKKVEELTLHVIEQQKRIETLEKKIK; from the coding sequence GTGCTACTATTCAGTATGCATGCATTTTCACAAACTTGGAATCTTTCCGGAAATGGAGGGACAACTGCAGGAACCAATTTCCTTGGCACAACAGACAATCAACCTATTGTATTTAAAGTTAACAATTCAGAACAAGTAAGACTTTCAGCAAATGGAAGACTTGTTTTTTATAACAACAATGGAATAACATATACGAATAACTTATATGTCGGAGGTGGTAATGAGATACCCTCTAATAATGCAGGAGGAGTAAATTTTGCGAATACTGCTGTTGGTTTGGGTGCAATGAGCGCAAATTCTACGGGATCTTCTAATACGGTATTAGGTTTTAATTCTCTAGCATCTAATTCCACTGGGTTTGGTAACACCTCACTTGGAGTCAATGCGATGCAACAAAGCACTACAGGGAATTGGAATGTTGCAATAGGTGTAAATGCATTGCATAATTTACAATCGGGAGAAGGTAATACGGCTATTGGTGTCGGTACGATGCAAGGAGATGGTTTTGTCGGCACGTACAATACTTCACTCGGATTAGATGCAGTTAGAGACTTTCATAATGGTAATTATAATACTATTATAGGTGCAAGATCACTTAGAAGTTTATCGACCGGTTCAAATAATATTGTATTAGGATATAATAATTTGTCCACCTATGTTTTAAACAATGTCAATAATAACATTTTTATAGGAAATAATATCACGCCATTTAATTCTCATCCCAATAATGAACTAAATATAGGTAACTGGATCAAAGGCAACAATGGGACTATAGGAATTGGTGACTTCGCCAATCAGCTACCAGCCGACGGAATTGCACAAGACGGAGAGAAATATAAGCTTTTTGTAAAAGACGGCATTAAAACCGAAAAAGTAAAAGTGGATATAGCAGCAAATAACGGCTGGGCAGATTATGTTTTCCAAAAAGATTATAAACTGATGCCACTTCATGAGCTTGATCAATTTATCAATAAAAATGGGCATCTTCCGGAAGTCCCTACAACAGAAGAAGCTATTAAAAACGGTATCGAACTAAAAGAAATGAATATTTTACTTCTTAAAAAGGTAGAGGAACTTACACTTCATGTAATAGAACAGCAAAAACGTATTGAGACTTTAGAAAAGAAAATCAAGTAA
- a CDS encoding TatD family hydrolase — MIDTHTHLYSEEFDTDRKEMIQRALNKGITEFYLPAIDSESHEKMLQLENDYPSQIFSMMGLHPCYVKPESWENELKIVKNYLDQRHFPAIGEIGIDLYWDQSTLDIQVKAFEQQIDWAIEKDLPIVIHTRESFDETFEVLERKKHPKLRGIFHCFSGNLEQAKHAIDLNFILGIGGVVTFKNGKIDQFLNEIPLDKIVLETDSPYLAPVPFRGKRNESSYLDLVAGKLVNIYNKDFAEIDRITSENAKKMFNV, encoded by the coding sequence ATGATAGACACCCATACCCATTTATATTCTGAAGAGTTTGATACAGACCGAAAAGAAATGATTCAAAGAGCTTTGAATAAAGGAATTACAGAATTTTATCTTCCCGCTATAGATTCAGAATCGCACGAAAAAATGCTCCAACTGGAAAATGATTATCCGAGCCAGATTTTTTCAATGATGGGGCTGCACCCGTGTTATGTAAAACCGGAATCGTGGGAAAATGAACTGAAAATTGTAAAAAATTATTTAGACCAAAGACATTTCCCTGCCATCGGAGAAATCGGGATTGATCTGTATTGGGATCAATCAACTCTTGATATTCAGGTAAAAGCTTTTGAGCAGCAGATTGATTGGGCGATCGAAAAAGATCTGCCGATTGTGATTCATACCAGAGAAAGTTTTGATGAAACTTTTGAGGTGTTAGAAAGAAAAAAACACCCTAAATTGAGAGGGATTTTCCACTGTTTTTCGGGAAATCTTGAACAGGCAAAACACGCCATCGATTTAAATTTCATTTTGGGAATCGGTGGAGTAGTCACCTTCAAAAACGGTAAGATCGATCAGTTTTTAAATGAAATTCCGTTAGATAAAATTGTTCTGGAAACAGATTCTCCATACCTGGCTCCCGTTCCGTTCAGAGGAAAAAGAAACGAAAGTTCTTACCTTGATTTAGTTGCGGGTAAACTTGTAAACATTTATAATAAAGATTTTGCTGAGATTGATCGGATTACGAGTGAGAATGCAAAAAAAATGTTTAATGTATAA
- a CDS encoding GSCFA domain-containing protein: MKFRTEVNIAESDQKIEIEDKIFSIGSCFASEMSDLFKQGQLQTVNNPFGTLFNPFSISNSIKKLHDSAFYREEELITFDDKFISLDHHSGFDTRFIHQTLEKINLKIVEGNQFLQDSNWVIITYGTSFIYQFKPKETLVANCHKIPQKFFDKRFLTHQALTDSIYDTILNLKDICRDDLQILFTVSPVRHTKDGMIENQLSKSKLITAIHEVISKIENCHYLPVYEILMDDLRDYRFYKEDMIHPNSQAVNYIFEKFGNAYFSDETKDFIKENFKINKALEHRSEDEKDPKYIEFREKLNQRIEIQQKKAKHKIF, encoded by the coding sequence ATGAAATTCCGGACAGAAGTAAACATCGCAGAATCTGATCAAAAGATTGAAATTGAGGATAAAATATTTTCAATAGGGTCGTGTTTTGCTTCTGAAATGTCTGATTTATTTAAGCAAGGCCAGCTGCAGACGGTGAATAATCCTTTCGGTACTTTGTTTAATCCTTTTTCGATTAGTAATTCCATTAAAAAACTTCACGACTCTGCGTTTTATCGCGAAGAAGAGCTGATAACTTTTGATGATAAATTTATTTCGTTAGATCATCATTCAGGTTTTGATACCCGTTTTATTCATCAGACTTTAGAAAAAATAAATCTGAAAATTGTTGAAGGAAATCAGTTTCTGCAGGATTCAAATTGGGTAATTATTACGTATGGAACTTCATTTATTTATCAATTTAAGCCAAAGGAAACATTAGTCGCCAATTGTCATAAAATTCCACAAAAGTTTTTCGACAAGAGATTCTTAACGCATCAGGCACTTACAGATTCTATTTACGATACGATTTTGAATTTAAAAGACATTTGCAGAGATGATCTTCAGATTTTATTTACAGTTTCGCCGGTGCGCCACACCAAAGACGGAATGATTGAGAATCAGCTGAGCAAATCAAAATTGATCACTGCAATTCATGAAGTCATTTCAAAAATAGAAAACTGCCACTATCTTCCGGTTTATGAAATTTTGATGGATGATCTGCGTGATTACCGTTTCTACAAAGAAGATATGATTCACCCGAATTCTCAGGCTGTCAATTATATTTTTGAGAAATTTGGCAATGCTTATTTTTCAGATGAAACTAAAGATTTTATTAAAGAAAATTTTAAAATCAATAAAGCTCTTGAACATCGTTCAGAAGACGAAAAAGATCCGAAATATATAGAATTCAGAGAAAAACTGAATCAAAGAATTGAAATTCAGCAGAAAAAAGCCAAGCATAAAATATTTTAA
- a CDS encoding polyprenyl synthetase family protein, with amino-acid sequence MEFLDTYQQIVADAITKYTFKDKPAELYEPMNYIISHGGKRLRPIMVLMACDLFGGDMKQAIKPALAIEFFHNFTLIHDDIMDEAPLRRNKPTIHTLHGINVGILSGDGLMLKAYKFFEDLEPEIFKACIRIFTHTGLLLCEGQQYDINFETQENVTFDDYIRMITYKTGVLSASSFEIGALIAKAQFKDAKAIFNFGKHIGIAFQIMDDYLDVFGDQAQFGKKHAGDIYENKKTVLYLLAKEHGTEEEKKELDYWYSKKTDNIDKVYGVEKIFRRTKVDEKALRLIEKHNEIGQSYLAKIEIPEEKKKPFAELANYLLRRES; translated from the coding sequence ATGGAATTCTTAGACACCTACCAACAGATTGTTGCTGATGCCATTACCAAATATACGTTCAAAGATAAGCCTGCCGAATTGTACGAACCAATGAATTACATCATCTCGCACGGTGGCAAGCGCCTTCGTCCGATCATGGTTTTGATGGCTTGTGATTTGTTTGGCGGTGATATGAAACAGGCGATAAAGCCCGCTTTGGCGATCGAGTTTTTCCATAATTTTACGCTGATTCATGATGATATTATGGATGAGGCACCTTTAAGAAGAAACAAGCCTACGATTCATACTTTGCATGGGATCAACGTTGGAATTCTTTCAGGAGACGGATTGATGCTGAAAGCTTATAAGTTTTTTGAAGATCTTGAACCTGAGATTTTTAAAGCGTGTATCAGAATTTTCACCCATACTGGTTTGCTTTTATGTGAAGGCCAGCAATATGACATCAATTTTGAAACTCAGGAAAACGTAACCTTTGATGATTATATCAGAATGATTACCTATAAAACCGGAGTTTTAAGCGCATCTTCATTTGAGATCGGAGCATTGATTGCCAAAGCTCAATTTAAAGACGCAAAAGCCATTTTCAACTTTGGAAAACACATCGGAATTGCCTTCCAGATTATGGATGATTATCTGGATGTATTCGGAGATCAGGCGCAGTTTGGTAAAAAACATGCCGGTGATATTTATGAAAACAAAAAGACGGTTCTTTATCTTTTAGCCAAAGAGCACGGAACGGAAGAAGAGAAAAAAGAACTGGATTACTGGTATTCTAAAAAGACCGATAACATCGATAAAGTCTACGGTGTTGAAAAGATTTTCAGAAGAACAAAAGTGGACGAAAAAGCATTACGTCTGATCGAAAAGCACAACGAAATCGGCCAAAGTTATCTTGCGAAAATAGAAATTCCGGAAGAGAAGAAAAAACCGTTTGCTGAATTGGCAAATTACCTTTTAAGAAGAGAATCTTAA